The region CACGAAGGAGTGGGACCTGCTTGTGGTCAGGAACTCCCAGCTTGTCATAGCGCTCGAAGCCAAGTCCCAGGTGGGCCCGTCCTTCGGTAACAACTTCAACAACAGAACGGAAGAGGCGATGGGGAGTGCCCTCGACCTGTGGACTGCCTTTCGCGAGGGAGTCTTCGGGAACAGTCCTCAACCGTTTCTGGGATACTTCTTTATGCTGGAGGAGTGTTCAGAGTCGCGGTCGCCTATCGCCGTGAGGGAGCCTCACTTCAGGGTTCTGCCAGAGTTCGTGGGCTCTTCCTACGTCAGGCGGTATGAGCTCTTCTGTCGCAAACTTGTGAGGGAGCGGCAGTACAGCGCGGCGGCGTTCATCACGTCGCAGAGCGATACGGGTCTGGAGGGGGAATACAGGGAGCCAGCTTCGGACCTATCAATGCTCAGCTTTGCTCGCGCGCTGGCTGCTCACGCGTCAGCCCATGCCTGAGTACCGGATCGACCAGTCGTGCACTACCCATCGCCTCGTGCTTGCGGACGCCCGAAGGCTCGATTTCCTTCCGGACGAGTCCGTGCACTTGGTCGTGACGTCGCCCCCCTACTGGATCCTGAAGAGGTACAACGAGAATCCGAACCAACTCGGACATATCGAGGAGTACGAAGAGTTTCTCGAGCAACTCTCGCTGGTCTGGAAACACTGCTTTCGCGTCCTCGTGGCTGGCGGCAGGCTCGTCTGCGTGGTGGGCGACGTATGTCTGTCACGTCGAAGGTA is a window of Bacillota bacterium DNA encoding:
- a CDS encoding PaeR7I family type II restriction endonuclease; the encoded protein is TKEWDLLVVRNSQLVIALEAKSQVGPSFGNNFNNRTEEAMGSALDLWTAFREGVFGNSPQPFLGYFFMLEECSESRSPIAVREPHFRVLPEFVGSSYVRRYELFCRKLVRERQYSAAAFITSQSDTGLEGEYREPASDLSMLSFARALAAHASAHA